One Thermodesulfobacteriota bacterium genomic window carries:
- a CDS encoding UvrD-helicase domain-containing protein, giving the protein MRNIHIITASAGSGKTYRLSTLLHERITAGSVRPEAVIATTFTRKAAAELSERVRRHLIAGNLIEEANRLAAARMGTINSVCGRLISDFAFEQGIFPEAGVLDEAAANREVRRAISSVVTQDRARQLTELENRLTSFNWSESVRDIIGLARSNGLTTADLEKSKAHSRESIRYLLGRTSTAKAAADLEQSVKDELAALIPQIDLDEDTTKGTKSALDFCQNTLTQMQQGRPIAWAAWLKLTNPGFGKKSAELAQPLMALAAAHDSHPGLKQDLDDAIGLVFDIAIATLDIYQEHKRLWGVVDFTDQEVLMLELLDRPEVVSRLQGHIDLLLVDEFQDTSPIQLAILLKLAGISKETVWVGDQKQSIYGFRGTDPALMDTCLAEIVKNRRPEILDKSWRSRPPLVKLTSDVFSRAFARHGIPEDMIRLSPAHQKDDPDLGPTVEWWTITSSGRASQTQDAAALADGIRKLLNDPNTRVRDKATGATRPVKPGDIAILCRSHDVGRKTAAALESLNIRAVLPRTGLLNTPEIMAVMAGLRLWVDVRDSLAAAELARLFHFPDAPGQWLETLLKNPGAPAFADLPEITAIIAQSQLHPAAGIEQSLDRVCRAVNIRKWCLAWGDAAERFANLDSLKAHARNYINACFEEGIGCTPAGLIAHLYDLNANEEDSRAPVTGENAVNIVTWHACKGLEWPITVLAQIGKTFDPDPLGVQVVNNWRTFSLDNPLADRLLRFWISPYHERTKNSAFHDRLQNHPSMAETARQHNRQELRLLYVGWTRARDRLILAGREKEFSSGILAMLVDDQNQWLLCPPDKNKATWAGKKIDIHTRVLNPVDPEPRQTIPGKDYPDVCPPLQDSGHPPARLSPSAIPGTGRIISLEKISDRLPLADQADMTALGEAIHTFYAADRLGLEKTARLTLAADILHRWQTAASLTPEHLLQSADALTAWVDRNYPNASWKKEMPILHRLDNGTLISGFIDLLLETPEQLVIIDHKAFPGSQDEVNKRSAEYFGQLAAYENCLKEISAKPVVKILHYPVSGWVVRVD; this is encoded by the coding sequence ATGAGAAACATCCACATCATCACCGCCAGCGCGGGCTCCGGCAAAACCTACCGCCTCTCCACCCTGCTGCACGAACGCATTACCGCCGGCAGTGTGCGGCCGGAAGCTGTCATCGCCACCACCTTCACCCGCAAGGCCGCGGCCGAACTGTCCGAACGGGTCCGCCGGCACCTGATCGCCGGAAACCTGATCGAGGAAGCCAACCGCCTGGCCGCCGCCCGCATGGGCACCATCAACTCCGTCTGCGGCCGCCTGATCAGCGATTTTGCCTTTGAGCAGGGCATCTTTCCCGAGGCCGGCGTGCTGGACGAAGCCGCCGCCAACCGGGAAGTCCGCCGCGCCATCTCCAGCGTGGTCACCCAGGACCGCGCCCGTCAACTGACCGAGCTTGAAAACCGGCTGACCAGCTTCAATTGGTCCGAATCGGTCCGCGATATCATCGGCCTGGCCAGAAGCAACGGCCTGACAACAGCGGACCTGGAAAAATCAAAAGCCCACAGCCGCGAAAGCATCCGGTACCTGCTCGGCCGGACATCCACGGCCAAGGCCGCGGCCGACCTGGAGCAGTCTGTCAAAGACGAATTGGCCGCCCTGATCCCCCAAATCGACCTGGATGAAGACACCACCAAGGGGACCAAAAGTGCGCTTGATTTTTGCCAAAACACCCTGACCCAGATGCAACAGGGCCGGCCGATTGCCTGGGCGGCCTGGCTTAAACTCACCAACCCCGGTTTCGGAAAAAAGTCCGCTGAACTTGCCCAACCCCTCATGGCCCTGGCCGCCGCTCACGACAGCCACCCCGGCTTAAAACAGGACCTGGATGACGCCATCGGCCTGGTCTTTGATATCGCCATTGCCACCCTCGATATTTACCAGGAGCACAAACGGCTCTGGGGTGTGGTCGACTTTACCGACCAGGAAGTCCTGATGCTCGAACTGCTCGACCGGCCCGAAGTCGTCAGCCGCCTGCAGGGCCACATCGACCTGCTGCTGGTCGATGAATTCCAGGATACCAGCCCCATCCAGCTGGCCATCCTGCTGAAACTGGCGGGCATCAGCAAAGAAACCGTCTGGGTGGGCGACCAGAAGCAGTCCATCTACGGGTTTCGCGGCACCGACCCGGCCCTCATGGACACCTGCCTGGCCGAAATCGTCAAAAACCGCCGCCCCGAAATCCTGGACAAATCCTGGCGCAGCCGCCCGCCCCTGGTCAAACTGACCTCGGATGTCTTCAGCCGGGCCTTTGCCCGGCACGGCATCCCCGAAGACATGATCCGTCTCTCTCCGGCCCATCAAAAAGACGACCCGGATCTGGGTCCGACCGTCGAATGGTGGACCATAACCAGCAGTGGCCGGGCATCACAGACCCAGGACGCCGCGGCCCTGGCCGATGGTATCCGCAAGCTCTTAAACGACCCGAACACCCGTGTCCGCGACAAGGCCACCGGCGCCACCCGCCCGGTCAAACCGGGCGACATCGCCATCCTCTGCCGCAGCCACGACGTCGGCCGCAAAACCGCCGCCGCCCTGGAAAGCCTCAACATCCGGGCCGTGCTGCCCCGGACCGGCCTGCTCAACACCCCGGAGATCATGGCCGTCATGGCCGGCCTTCGCCTCTGGGTCGATGTCCGCGACTCCCTGGCCGCGGCCGAACTGGCCCGCCTCTTTCATTTTCCGGATGCCCCCGGGCAATGGCTGGAAACCCTGTTAAAAAACCCCGGCGCCCCGGCCTTTGCCGACCTGCCCGAAATCACCGCCATCATCGCCCAATCGCAACTGCACCCGGCCGCCGGCATCGAGCAGAGCCTGGATCGGGTCTGCCGGGCCGTCAATATCCGCAAGTGGTGCCTGGCCTGGGGCGATGCCGCCGAGCGCTTCGCCAACCTGGATTCGCTCAAGGCCCATGCCCGCAACTACATCAACGCCTGCTTTGAGGAAGGTATCGGCTGCACCCCGGCCGGGCTCATCGCCCACCTCTATGATCTCAACGCCAACGAAGAAGACAGCCGCGCGCCGGTCACCGGCGAAAACGCCGTCAACATCGTCACCTGGCATGCCTGCAAAGGACTGGAATGGCCCATCACCGTCCTGGCCCAGATCGGCAAAACCTTTGATCCCGATCCCCTGGGCGTGCAGGTGGTCAACAACTGGCGGACCTTCAGCCTGGACAACCCCCTGGCCGACCGCCTGCTGCGCTTCTGGATCTCCCCCTATCATGAACGGACGAAAAATTCGGCTTTCCACGACCGCCTGCAAAACCATCCCTCCATGGCAGAAACCGCCCGCCAGCATAACCGCCAGGAGCTGCGCCTGCTGTACGTGGGCTGGACCCGCGCCCGGGACCGCCTCATCCTGGCCGGACGGGAAAAGGAATTTTCCTCCGGCATCCTGGCTATGCTGGTCGACGATCAAAACCAGTGGCTGCTGTGCCCCCCGGACAAAAACAAGGCCACCTGGGCCGGCAAAAAGATAGACATTCACACCCGCGTCCTGAACCCGGTCGACCCCGAACCCCGGCAAACCATTCCGGGAAAAGATTATCCGGACGTCTGCCCCCCGCTGCAAGACTCCGGCCATCCCCCGGCCCGGCTCTCTCCCTCGGCCATCCCCGGAACCGGCCGGATCATCTCCCTGGAGAAAATCAGCGACCGCCTGCCCCTGGCCGACCAGGCGGACATGACCGCCCTGGGCGAAGCCATCCACACCTTTTATGCCGCCGACCGCCTCGGCCTTGAGAAAACCGCACGCCTGACCCTGGCCGCCGATATCCTGCACCGCTGGCAGACCGCCGCCAGCTTAACGCCCGAACACCTTCTGCAATCCGCCGACGCCCTTACGGCCTGGGTTGACCGGAATTACCCCAACGCATCCTGGAAAAAAGAGATGCCCATCCTCCACCGCCTGGACAACGGCACCCTGATTTCCGGGTTTATCGACCTGCTTCTGGAAACCCCGGAACAACTGGTCATCATCGACCACAAGGCATTCCCCGGCAGCCAGGATGAGGTCAATAAAAGGTCAGCGGAATATTTCGGCCAACTGGCCGCCTACGAGAATTGTCTAAAGGAAATCAGCGCTAAGCCGGTGGTGAAGATTTTGCACTATCCGGTGTCGGGGTGGGTGGTAAGGGTTGATTAA
- a CDS encoding virulence RhuM family protein: MTRDLVTNTISTFDKGQLLVYEAEDGRIKIDVRLEDETVWLTQQRMADLFQTTVPNISMHIRNIYEEGELTPEATIKKFLTVRREGDRDVRRELDFYNLDIIISVGYRIKSRVATRFRIWATQRLKEYIVKGFTLNDERLKEPEGGRYFEELLARIRDIRSSEKVFWRKVLDIYATSIDYDPMVETSQKFFRQVQNMMHWAAHGQTAAELIYERADAARSNMGVTNYPGNKLLKRDVEVAKNYLNKEELDLLNRIVTAYLEVAEIQALNRNPMTMADWIERLHQFLTMTGRELLTHAGKISHEEALRKAHEEYERFRVRQLAEPTEAEKHFIEAEKKLKQIETVNKRGHKK; this comes from the coding sequence GTGACCAGGGATTTGGTGACAAACACGATTTCAACTTTCGACAAGGGGCAGCTTCTCGTTTATGAAGCGGAAGACGGCCGGATAAAAATTGATGTACGGTTGGAGGATGAGACCGTCTGGCTGACGCAGCAACGGATGGCGGATCTTTTTCAGACAACGGTTCCAAATATCAGCATGCATATCCGCAACATTTACGAAGAGGGGGAGCTGACGCCGGAAGCAACTATTAAGAAATTCTTAACAGTTCGTCGGGAAGGGGATCGGGATGTGCGCCGGGAACTGGATTTTTACAACCTCGACATAATCATTTCAGTCGGTTACCGCATCAAGAGCCGGGTAGCCACCCGCTTTCGCATCTGGGCCACCCAGCGTCTGAAGGAATATATCGTCAAGGGATTTACCCTAAATGATGAACGGCTGAAAGAGCCGGAAGGCGGGCGTTATTTTGAAGAGTTGCTGGCCCGTATTCGCGACATCCGGTCTTCAGAAAAGGTTTTTTGGCGCAAGGTGCTGGATATTTATGCCACCAGCATTGACTATGACCCCATGGTGGAGACATCTCAGAAATTTTTCAGGCAGGTGCAAAACATGATGCACTGGGCCGCCCATGGACAAACGGCGGCTGAACTGATTTATGAACGCGCCGATGCCGCGCGAAGCAATATGGGAGTGACCAATTATCCGGGCAATAAACTGCTCAAGCGCGATGTGGAAGTGGCCAAAAACTATCTGAACAAAGAGGAACTGGATCTGCTTAACCGGATCGTGACCGCTTATCTTGAGGTTGCTGAAATCCAGGCTTTGAACCGCAACCCCATGACCATGGCCGATTGGATAGAGCGCCTGCACCAGTTTTTAACCATGACCGGCCGCGAGCTGCTCACCCATGCCGGGAAAATAAGCCATGAAGAGGCGTTGCGCAAAGCCCACGAGGAATACGAAAGGTTCCGGGTACGGCAGTTGGCCGAACCGACCGAAGCCGAAAAACACTTCATTGAGGCGGAAAAAAAACTGAAACAGATTGAAACTGTCAATAAGCGTGGCCACAAAAAATGA
- a CDS encoding helicase-related protein yields the protein MSNFNWDNVASHLEVVIASMSASGKGKPCFGQEHAARAIVKRLRDGGTILADEVGLGKTRVALAIMDAVMRAGGAVAAVVPPGLVYQWEFESKEFSDSINSVAPDTCALKKAKKLRSYWGIYDDVDTYPLVNQKNGDWLLVSHNFGFLNRVQSNTELWKFELPILVRSLIALSNEEHGNSIWIKYLSNVFDERSNRSWKTKIEKEEKWNNQVKKAAEYLVKKYNSLSSHTQNFVNEMAPPIKRDGSPLDNAAEPFQQNGYGRKPLHELIGHILGKVDLLIIDEAHKSREEQSEDSDSNGRVMKRLSTLLEEIIQPRNSTSRRLCLTATPVELGASQWKDLLQRAKINEVEKDCLVKFEECLKKANMAPDDPQAIDQLEITAKDFEASLRPVMVRRRRINQKEHKDLLISEETAHPHRFMNTLSVDINDLNEPWKKAVLALEGMSLAAAGTKVNNGAKIVRYRYASGMLDLSAGTAEQDMVANNIPGPKLSKENRVRFWHKLALSHVINHDGRWDSTSHPRVQKTADFIEATLREYPDEKFLVFGTFTKPMQGLVKELNARYVIRQLVSGKPTLSMRVSDDALWNTYQRLDNRNDMLGFSDTHLRFKNKEDLINKLKEAEKEYLNLQERLARWFDEDELLKKLPGDSCLKSMKDDESSGKNLKSVLHQLRADLLEELLEGTSNRRNIFSFNENDTELDDDSRNNLTKRIIEIWSDYIQGAYDQNLSSDIQKSTEWDGDKEFREVDALGDHITPYHLLSAMEIDTTERTTVQRGGFCRLMDGSMAMSTRRIVQERFNRKGAMPKVLVAQSLVGREGLNLHRACRRVVLFHPEWNPAIVEQEIGRVDRIRSLWNEMAIEWKNNDKNPETYPKIECTFVVFKGTYDEWQFRTLESRRRSLEAQLFGALLDEEALARLGEGERLKIAKAAPDFDPVNTIRK from the coding sequence ATGTCTAATTTTAATTGGGACAATGTGGCAAGTCACCTCGAAGTTGTCATTGCATCCATGAGCGCATCCGGCAAAGGGAAACCCTGTTTCGGTCAGGAACATGCGGCAAGAGCAATTGTTAAGAGGCTCCGCGATGGTGGAACGATATTGGCGGATGAAGTCGGTTTGGGAAAAACCAGAGTGGCTCTTGCAATTATGGATGCGGTTATGCGGGCAGGTGGTGCGGTTGCGGCAGTAGTGCCGCCGGGGCTTGTTTATCAATGGGAATTTGAAAGTAAGGAGTTTAGCGACTCAATTAATTCCGTCGCCCCCGACACTTGTGCGTTGAAAAAAGCTAAAAAGCTCCGATCATACTGGGGTATTTATGATGACGTTGATACTTATCCACTTGTCAATCAGAAAAATGGCGATTGGTTACTGGTCTCGCACAACTTTGGCTTTTTAAACCGGGTTCAAAGCAATACGGAGCTTTGGAAGTTTGAACTTCCAATTCTGGTAAGAAGCCTGATCGCATTGTCTAATGAAGAACATGGAAATTCGATTTGGATAAAGTATTTAAGCAACGTGTTTGATGAACGCTCAAATCGATCATGGAAAACCAAGATTGAAAAAGAGGAGAAATGGAATAATCAGGTAAAAAAAGCTGCTGAATATCTTGTTAAAAAATATAATTCCTTAAGTAGCCATACACAAAATTTTGTAAATGAAATGGCCCCACCGATTAAGCGTGATGGGAGTCCACTTGACAATGCTGCGGAACCCTTTCAGCAAAATGGTTATGGCCGGAAACCCCTGCATGAACTTATCGGACATATACTTGGGAAAGTGGACCTTCTGATTATAGACGAGGCACACAAAAGTCGCGAAGAGCAATCAGAGGATTCCGATTCTAACGGTAGAGTGATGAAACGACTTTCGACCCTTCTTGAAGAGATCATCCAGCCGAGAAACAGCACTTCACGACGTCTCTGCCTGACTGCGACTCCAGTTGAATTGGGAGCAAGCCAATGGAAAGACCTGCTGCAGCGGGCAAAAATCAATGAAGTTGAAAAAGACTGCCTGGTTAAGTTTGAGGAATGCTTGAAAAAAGCAAATATGGCTCCGGACGATCCACAGGCTATTGATCAGCTTGAAATTACTGCAAAAGATTTCGAAGCGAGTCTGCGACCGGTAATGGTCAGACGCCGAAGAATCAATCAAAAGGAACATAAGGACCTTCTTATCTCTGAAGAAACCGCACACCCCCATCGATTCATGAATACCTTATCAGTGGATATTAATGATTTAAATGAACCTTGGAAAAAAGCGGTACTGGCGTTGGAAGGCATGTCTCTGGCGGCAGCTGGAACAAAAGTTAACAATGGAGCTAAAATAGTCAGATACCGCTATGCTTCTGGAATGCTTGATTTGAGTGCAGGCACGGCAGAACAAGATATGGTTGCGAATAATATTCCGGGCCCTAAATTATCGAAAGAAAACCGTGTTCGTTTCTGGCATAAACTTGCCCTTTCTCATGTAATAAATCATGACGGTAGGTGGGATAGTACCAGTCATCCACGGGTACAAAAAACAGCTGACTTTATTGAGGCGACACTGCGGGAATATCCGGACGAAAAATTTCTTGTATTCGGTACTTTTACCAAACCAATGCAAGGACTTGTGAAAGAATTGAACGCCCGCTATGTGATACGTCAACTTGTATCAGGAAAACCGACTCTTTCGATGAGAGTGTCTGATGATGCACTTTGGAATACTTATCAACGTCTTGACAATAGAAATGATATGTTGGGATTCAGTGATACACATTTACGGTTTAAAAACAAAGAAGACCTGATCAATAAACTTAAAGAGGCCGAAAAAGAGTATTTGAATCTTCAGGAACGTCTGGCAAGATGGTTTGATGAAGATGAATTGTTAAAAAAGCTTCCAGGAGACTCCTGCCTCAAAAGCATGAAAGATGATGAATCTTCCGGAAAAAATTTAAAAAGTGTATTGCACCAACTGCGGGCTGATTTGTTGGAAGAGTTACTTGAGGGTACATCAAATAGAAGAAATATTTTTTCTTTTAACGAAAATGATACTGAATTAGATGATGACAGTCGGAATAATTTGACTAAGCGAATAATCGAAATCTGGTCAGATTATATACAGGGTGCATATGATCAGAATCTCTCTTCAGATATCCAGAAAAGTACCGAATGGGATGGTGATAAGGAATTCCGGGAAGTTGATGCGCTTGGAGATCATATAACGCCATATCACCTGTTAAGTGCAATGGAAATTGATACTACCGAAAGAACCACGGTTCAGCGTGGCGGTTTCTGCAGATTAATGGACGGCAGTATGGCAATGTCTACGCGGAGAATAGTACAGGAACGATTCAATCGAAAAGGGGCGATGCCGAAAGTTCTTGTTGCCCAGAGCCTCGTTGGACGAGAAGGCCTTAATCTGCATCGAGCCTGCAGAAGAGTTGTTCTTTTTCATCCAGAGTGGAATCCGGCAATTGTTGAACAGGAAATCGGTAGGGTTGATCGAATTCGGTCCTTATGGAACGAGATGGCTATCGAGTGGAAAAACAACGATAAAAACCCAGAGACATATCCTAAGATCGAGTGCACGTTTGTAGTTTTTAAAGGCACTTATGATGAATGGCAGTTCCGAACACTTGAGAGTCGACGGCGTTCTTTGGAGGCACAACTGTTTGGGGCGTTGTTGGATGAGGAAGCGTTGGCTAGGCTGGGAGAAGGAGAACGCCTAAAAATAGCGAAAGCAGCACCAGATTTTGACCCGGTGAATACTATCCGAAAATAA
- a CDS encoding site-specific DNA-methyltransferase: protein MAKKSTKKETVKEVTTITHARASRKNIPTAEYQSVMRDEEKNPVLLAYQRRNRDLDPQLVWRGKDMQDWSDLIVQAPPLYIQEKVHPKILIDDLRRQTEAEEQAGKPQQLDLFADFNGLPDEKAKTEFYKHDANWSNRMILGDSLQVMASLAEREGLRGKVQCIYIDPPYGIKFNSNFQWSTTSRDVKDGKAEHITREPEQVKAFRDTWRDGIHSYLTYLRDRLTVARDLLTDSGSIFVQIGDENVHRVRALMDEVFGEDNFCCQIVYQTTSTQGSNLMPIVNDNILWFGKNIRMTKYRQLFNRKIFGEFGTTGYGQIQTADGRTAPIASISDLGKEIKAGGKIFASSDLTSSHYSKSENIYHCGKEFNPKKRYWSTSTDGMYNLQKADRLMVVGDTLRYKRFLEDFDVLPITNLWSEQLSEQNKSYVVQTASTVIQRCILLSTDPGDLVLDPTCGSGTTAYVAEQWGRRWITIDTSRVALALARARLMGARYSYYLLADSPEGRRKEAEITQIEPSRTPTYNDIRQGFVYQRVPHITLKSIANNTEIDVIWEKYQAVLEPLREKLNKAVKEKWEEWEIPREADDNWPKAAQKLHADWWESRIARQKEIDASIAAKADYEYLYDKPYEDGKKVRVAGPFTVESLSPHRVLGVDENDELIDGVSEPGDGFSETYDFTTVILENLKIAGVQQAHKEDKITFTSLAPWPGHYVCAEGRYAEGDTEKRAAILIGPEFGTVSKPDLVAAAREAGDGGFDTLIACAFNYDAHSSEFDKLGRIPILKARMNADLHMADELKNTGKGNLFVIFGEPDIEILPAEDDQIQVQVKGVDVFHPSTGEIRSNNTDEIACWFIDTDYNEESFFVRHAYFLGANDPYKSLKTTLKAEINQEAWESLNSDTSRPFPKPASGRIAVKVINHLGDEVMKVFKV, encoded by the coding sequence ATGGCAAAAAAGAGCACGAAAAAAGAAACTGTCAAAGAAGTCACCACCATCACCCACGCCAGGGCCTCGCGCAAGAACATCCCCACCGCCGAATATCAGTCGGTCATGCGCGACGAGGAGAAAAATCCGGTTCTCCTGGCCTATCAGCGCCGCAACCGCGACCTGGACCCCCAACTGGTCTGGCGCGGCAAGGATATGCAGGACTGGTCCGATCTGATCGTTCAGGCCCCGCCCCTGTATATTCAGGAAAAAGTCCATCCCAAAATCCTCATCGACGACCTGCGCCGCCAAACCGAAGCAGAAGAACAAGCCGGCAAACCCCAGCAACTGGATCTGTTTGCCGATTTTAACGGCCTGCCCGATGAAAAGGCCAAAACCGAGTTTTATAAGCACGACGCCAACTGGTCCAACCGCATGATTTTAGGCGACTCCCTCCAGGTCATGGCCTCCCTGGCCGAGCGCGAAGGCCTGCGCGGCAAAGTCCAGTGCATCTACATCGACCCGCCCTACGGCATCAAGTTCAATTCCAATTTCCAGTGGTCCACCACCAGCCGCGACGTCAAGGACGGCAAGGCCGAACACATCACCCGGGAACCCGAACAGGTCAAGGCCTTCCGGGACACCTGGCGCGACGGCATTCATTCTTATCTCACCTATCTGCGGGACCGGCTCACCGTGGCCCGGGACCTGCTCACCGATTCCGGGTCCATCTTTGTCCAGATCGGGGACGAGAATGTGCACCGGGTCCGGGCGCTGATGGATGAGGTGTTTGGAGAAGACAATTTTTGTTGTCAGATTGTATATCAGACTACTAGCACTCAAGGATCCAATCTGATGCCGATAGTAAATGACAATATTTTATGGTTTGGTAAAAACATTCGGATGACAAAATACCGACAACTTTTTAATCGTAAAATATTTGGTGAATTTGGCACTACTGGATACGGGCAAATCCAGACTGCAGATGGCAGAACTGCACCAATAGCGAGCATAAGTGATTTAGGAAAAGAAATAAAAGCAGGCGGAAAGATTTTTGCCTCTTCTGATTTGACTTCTTCTCACTATAGCAAGAGCGAAAACATTTATCATTGTGGAAAAGAATTTAACCCCAAAAAAAGATATTGGTCAACTTCGACAGATGGCATGTACAACCTACAGAAAGCGGATCGTTTGATGGTGGTTGGTGACACACTAAGATATAAACGGTTTCTTGAGGATTTTGATGTATTACCAATCACAAATTTATGGAGCGAGCAGCTTTCAGAACAAAATAAGTCGTATGTGGTACAAACAGCCAGCACTGTTATCCAACGTTGCATCCTTTTAAGCACCGACCCTGGCGATCTGGTTCTTGATCCAACCTGCGGGTCCGGAACAACCGCCTACGTGGCCGAGCAGTGGGGCCGCCGCTGGATCACCATCGACACCTCCCGGGTGGCCTTGGCCCTGGCCCGTGCCCGGCTCATGGGCGCCCGCTATTCTTATTATTTGCTGGCCGACAGCCCGGAAGGCCGGCGGAAAGAAGCGGAAATTACCCAGATCGAACCATCCCGCACACCCACCTATAACGACATCCGCCAGGGCTTTGTTTACCAGCGCGTGCCCCACATCACCCTAAAATCCATTGCCAACAATACCGAAATCGACGTCATCTGGGAAAAATATCAGGCGGTGCTGGAACCCCTGCGGGAAAAACTGAACAAGGCCGTAAAAGAAAAATGGGAAGAGTGGGAAATTCCCCGCGAAGCAGATGACAACTGGCCCAAAGCCGCGCAAAAACTTCATGCCGACTGGTGGGAAAGCCGCATTGCCCGGCAAAAGGAGATCGACGCCTCCATTGCCGCCAAAGCCGATTATGAATACCTCTATGACAAACCTTACGAGGACGGCAAAAAAGTCCGGGTGGCCGGCCCGTTTACCGTGGAAAGCCTTTCGCCCCACCGGGTGCTCGGGGTGGATGAAAACGATGAGCTGATCGACGGCGTGTCCGAACCCGGCGATGGCTTTTCAGAAACCTACGACTTTACCACCGTAATCCTGGAAAACCTGAAAATCGCCGGGGTTCAGCAGGCCCACAAGGAAGACAAAATCACCTTTACCTCGCTTGCGCCCTGGCCGGGCCACTATGTCTGCGCCGAAGGCCGCTACGCCGAAGGCGACACGGAAAAACGGGCCGCCATTCTGATCGGCCCGGAATTCGGCACCGTCTCCAAGCCGGACCTGGTGGCCGCGGCCCGGGAAGCCGGCGACGGCGGATTTGACACGCTGATTGCCTGCGCCTTCAACTACGATGCCCATTCCTCGGAGTTCGACAAGCTGGGCCGCATCCCCATTTTAAAGGCCCGCATGAACGCCGACCTGCACATGGCCGATGAGCTGAAAAACACCGGCAAGGGCAACCTCTTTGTCATCTTCGGCGAACCCGACATCGAGATCTTGCCTGCCGAAGACGACCAGATTCAGGTTCAGGTCAAAGGCGTGGATGTGTTCCATCCCTCCACCGGCGAAATCCGCAGCAACAACACTGACGAAATCGCCTGCTGGTTCATCGATACCGATTACAACGAAGAAAGCTTCTTCGTCCGCCACGCCTATTTCCTCGGCGCCAATGATCCCTACAAGTCACTCAAAACCACCCTCAAAGCCGAAATCAACCAGGAGGCCTGGGAATCCCTCAACTCCGACACCTCCCGCCCCTTCCCTAAACCCGCCTCCGGCCGCATCGCCGTCAAAGTCATCAACCACCTGGGGGATGAAGTGATGAAGGTGTTTAAGGTATGA